In Pasteurella multocida subsp. multocida OH4807, a genomic segment contains:
- a CDS encoding glycerol-3-phosphate acyltransferase (COG2937 Glycerol-3-phosphate O-acyltransferase), with product MFSFLNMYRKILELPLSFLVKNNPIPHHPIDELKLDTTQPVVYVLPYTSQTDLVIFRKNCLSVGLPDPFENNEIADHVLPRFVFLDEGRRFFKSKGAKQETIQVFNKYLALHHALPELDVQLIPCSVLWGRSPGHENQSGLPQLRLLSGIQKVIAAIWFGRDTFVRFSQAVSLRYMVNEHGADEAIAHKLARVAKIHFSKQRMSATGPRLPNRQAMFNKLLELPSILEAIKDEAKSKNISEEKAAQEAEKILNEIAANVNYEGLRVADRFLRWLWNKLYQGIDVQNADRVRKLALEGHEIVYVPCHRSHIDYLLLSYLLYHQGLVPPHIAAGINLNFWPVGAMFRRGGAFFIRRTFKGNRLYSTIFREYLAELFHRGYPVEYFIEGGRSRTGRLLAPKTGMMSMTLQALLQRQTRPISVVPVYVGYEHVLEVDTYAKELRGAAKEKENAGLVLRVIKKLRNLGQAYVNFGEPITLSNFLNLHYPEWKENIQHEERPQWFNQAVDSVSHQVMININKAAAVNAMNLTGTALLSSRQRALSKEQLLEQLESYQQFLQNVPYSQDIVVPQESPEKMLEHILTLERVGIIIEKDNFGEIVRLERNAAVLMTYYRNNIQHLFVLPSLVASIVLHYEAIQKPLVLEAVSKIYPFLKNELFLSFSQEELQERINQIIAEFEGQQVVKCNANMLSINKPRVRMLQLWSSGVREILQRYYITVSILEKDPATPRTNLEKDSQSVAQRLSVLHGINAPEFFDKAVFSAFIASLKQEGYFNEEGIANTTKLNEIIEILNHVISTEVTLTIKGAIAKIEEE from the coding sequence ATGTTTAGTTTTCTAAATATGTATCGCAAAATATTGGAATTGCCTTTATCCTTTTTAGTTAAAAATAATCCAATTCCACATCATCCTATCGATGAATTAAAACTTGATACCACACAGCCTGTTGTTTACGTTTTACCCTATACTTCACAGACCGATTTAGTTATTTTCCGTAAAAACTGCCTCAGTGTGGGGTTACCAGATCCATTTGAAAATAATGAAATTGCCGATCATGTGTTGCCACGTTTCGTGTTTCTTGATGAAGGACGTCGTTTTTTCAAATCAAAAGGTGCTAAGCAAGAAACGATTCAAGTCTTCAATAAATACTTAGCCTTACACCACGCCTTACCTGAGCTGGATGTGCAATTAATCCCATGCTCAGTATTATGGGGGCGTTCTCCTGGTCACGAGAATCAATCAGGCCTGCCGCAGCTTCGTCTATTAAGTGGCATTCAAAAAGTCATCGCTGCCATTTGGTTTGGACGTGACACATTTGTGCGCTTTTCACAAGCTGTATCACTACGTTACATGGTTAATGAACATGGTGCAGACGAGGCAATTGCACACAAACTTGCCCGTGTCGCCAAAATACACTTTTCAAAACAACGTATGTCGGCAACAGGACCACGCTTACCAAATCGTCAAGCAATGTTCAATAAATTACTTGAACTGCCAAGCATTTTGGAAGCCATAAAAGATGAAGCAAAATCAAAAAATATCAGTGAAGAAAAAGCGGCACAAGAAGCAGAAAAAATACTGAATGAGATTGCAGCTAACGTCAATTATGAAGGGTTACGTGTTGCGGATCGTTTCTTACGTTGGTTATGGAATAAACTTTATCAAGGTATCGATGTACAAAATGCAGATCGCGTACGTAAATTAGCATTAGAAGGACATGAAATTGTCTATGTCCCTTGCCATCGCAGTCACATTGACTACCTATTGCTGTCTTACTTGCTTTATCATCAAGGATTAGTCCCTCCTCATATCGCAGCAGGCATTAACCTTAACTTTTGGCCCGTGGGGGCAATGTTCCGTCGAGGCGGTGCCTTCTTTATCCGTCGTACCTTTAAAGGAAACCGCCTGTACTCAACAATTTTCCGTGAATATTTAGCGGAGCTTTTCCACCGTGGTTATCCTGTTGAATACTTTATTGAAGGCGGACGTTCTCGGACTGGTCGCTTGCTCGCACCTAAAACAGGGATGATGTCAATGACCTTACAGGCACTGTTACAGCGTCAAACTCGCCCGATTTCTGTTGTTCCTGTTTACGTGGGTTATGAGCACGTTTTAGAAGTTGATACCTATGCGAAAGAACTGCGCGGAGCAGCAAAAGAGAAAGAAAACGCAGGACTGGTTTTAAGAGTGATCAAAAAATTACGTAATTTAGGTCAAGCTTATGTGAATTTTGGTGAGCCAATTACGTTAAGTAACTTTTTGAATCTACATTATCCAGAATGGAAAGAAAACATTCAACATGAAGAGCGACCACAATGGTTTAACCAAGCTGTTGATAGTGTGTCACATCAAGTGATGATTAACATTAATAAAGCTGCAGCGGTTAATGCCATGAATTTAACGGGTACCGCCTTATTATCTTCACGTCAGCGCGCCCTTTCAAAAGAGCAACTACTCGAACAATTAGAAAGCTACCAACAATTCTTACAAAATGTGCCTTATTCACAAGACATTGTGGTTCCACAAGAATCTCCAGAAAAAATGCTTGAGCATATTCTAACATTAGAACGTGTTGGTATCATTATTGAAAAAGACAATTTTGGTGAAATTGTGCGTTTAGAACGCAATGCTGCAGTATTAATGACTTACTATCGAAACAATATTCAGCATTTATTTGTATTACCATCTTTAGTTGCTAGCATTGTCTTGCACTATGAAGCGATTCAAAAACCTTTAGTGTTAGAAGCAGTCAGCAAAATTTACCCTTTTTTGAAGAATGAATTATTTTTATCATTTTCACAGGAAGAACTACAAGAGCGTATCAATCAGATCATTGCTGAGTTTGAAGGTCAGCAAGTGGTTAAATGTAATGCCAACATGCTGTCGATTAATAAACCTCGCGTCAGAATGTTACAACTGTGGTCTTCGGGTGTGCGTGAAATATTACAACGTTATTACATTACGGTAAGTATTTTAGAAAAAGATCCTGCTACACCTCGTACAAATTTAGAAAAAGACAGTCAATCTGTTGCGCAACGTTTGTCCGTATTACACGGCATCAATGCACCAGAGTTCTTTGATAAAGCGGTTTTCTCTGCCTTTATCGCCAGCTTAAAACAAGAAGGCTATTTCAATGAGGAAGGCATTGCCAATACAACAAAACTCAATGAAATCATAGAGATTCTAAATCATGTCATTTCAACAGAAGTCACCTTAACTATCAAAGGTGCTATTGCCAAGATTGAAGAAGAATAA